From a single Arachis hypogaea cultivar Tifrunner chromosome 3, arahy.Tifrunner.gnm2.J5K5, whole genome shotgun sequence genomic region:
- the LOC140182528 gene encoding uncharacterized protein, whose protein sequence is MLFKFSTLEVPRAGFHSLSPVYMPNVDIMNIIFMSASMRACCVLPPRVWYTPSVFADNVIAMRPFEVIRRKYMNRWMPATSCLEHVLVPVCEKTYTWYLMVVDVKHGRVYYLDVTRAPEHKERRERNMFTILLLLAQFFKLESNMLSFSHVSADPTIWGPIKYPDGVPSYQEW, encoded by the exons ATGCTGTTCAAGTTCTCAACATTGGAAGTTCCTAGAGCAGGATTCCACTCGTTATCGCCGGTTTATATGCCCAATGTTGAC ATTATGAACATAATCTTCATGAGCGCGTCCATGCGAGCCTGCTGCGTTCTGCCACCTCGTGTTTGGTACACACCTTCGGTGTTTGCCGATAACGTCATAGCTATGAGGCCATTCGAGGTCATTAGGAGAAAATATATGAACAGATGGATGCCGGCAACTAGTTGTCTCGAACAC GTTTTGGTCCCGGTGTGCGAAAAGACATACACCTGGTACCTGATGGTGGTGGACGTTAAGCATGGGAGGGTGTATTACCTAGATGTGACAAGAGCTCCAGAGCACAAGGAGCGGAGGGAACGCAACATGTTTACCATT CTACTATTGCTCGCCCAGTTTTTCAAGCTGGAATCTAACATGCTGAGCTTTTCCCATGTTAGTGCTGATCCGACCATTTGGGGACCAATTAAGTATCCCGATGGAGTCCCAAGTTACCAGGAATGGTAA